The Phycisphaerae bacterium genome has a window encoding:
- a CDS encoding thioredoxin family protein, giving the protein MKKIQVLGTGCPKCRKLAEQADEAARSLGIEYELEKVTNINDIMNFGVMVTPALAVDGEVKVSGKVPSVDEIKDMLR; this is encoded by the coding sequence ATGAAGAAGATTCAGGTTTTGGGTACCGGGTGTCCGAAGTGCCGCAAGCTGGCAGAGCAGGCGGACGAGGCGGCGCGGTCGCTGGGGATTGAGTATGAGTTGGAGAAGGTGACCAACATCAATGACATCATGAACTTCGGCGTGATGGTGACGCCGGCGCTGGCGGTGGACGGGGAGGTGAAGGTTTCCGGCAAGGTACCGAGCGTGGACGAGATCAAGGACATGCTTCGTTAA
- a CDS encoding winged helix-turn-helix transcriptional regulator, producing the protein MDARTQAKFEAKARVIKAMAHPTRLFLVDELSKGERCVCELTAMVGADISTVSKHLTVLKEVGIVQDEKRGTQVYYRLRMPCVLNFFKCVESVMTSAAKEQLELAER; encoded by the coding sequence ATGGATGCGAGAACGCAGGCGAAATTTGAGGCGAAGGCACGGGTGATCAAGGCGATGGCTCATCCGACGCGGCTTTTTCTGGTGGATGAGTTGTCGAAGGGTGAGCGGTGCGTGTGTGAGTTGACGGCGATGGTGGGGGCGGACATTTCGACGGTATCGAAGCATCTGACGGTGCTGAAGGAGGTTGGGATCGTTCAGGACGAGAAGCGTGGGACGCAGGTGTATTACCGGCTTCGGATGCCGTGTGTGTTGAATTTCTTTAAGTGCGTGGAGTCGGTGATGACGTCGGCGGCGAAGGAGCAGTTGGAGCTGGCTGAGCGGTAG